From the Purpureocillium takamizusanense chromosome 6, complete sequence genome, one window contains:
- the FCY21 gene encoding Purine-cytosine permease fcy21 (EggNog:ENOG503NV60~COG:P~TransMembrane:12 (i89-110o116-140i152-174o194-215i220-238o258-280i292-315o351-379i391-410o422-441i461-486o498-514i)), translating into MHSIVPDVEKRAGAGANDDNNNNNNTLFKAQTDTAATISEGFTSSGGSGPYAKLQRLASKWHVEKRGIERVPEEERNDTSYLNIGSMWLAANLVVPSLTIGVLGTPLFGLGFVDSALVIIFFNGIGCLTVCLFSTFGPAFGLRQMVLSRFWFGWWGVKLIALFNLLAGIGWSAANIIVGAQLINAASRNTVPGWAGILIIALCTLVVVFFGYKVVHLYEYWSWIPTLIVFLVLLGVFAHTGDFRNVAMGSGTAEIGKVLSYGSTVFGFGTGYTSLAADYTVYQPSSRPRRKVFLATWLGIYPTLLFTELLGAAIATATTINGGVNAYQQGYKESGVGGLLAAVLFPHVGRFGQFCLVILALSIVANNCPNIYSVALTLMVMGRWTTKVPRFIWTVVASAVYVGIAIPGYTNFEAVLENFMHFIGYWLAIYEGVSLTDHFVFKRGFSGYDPAYWDQRDKLPLGISALVAFLLGIAGMIIGMSQTWWVGPAANAAHGGDLGFELGFAFSALSYAVMRPFELRAFGR; encoded by the exons ATGCATAGTATCGTCCCGGACGTTGAGAAgcgcgcaggcgctggcgcgaacgacgacaacaacaacaacaacaacactCTATTCAAAGCCCAGACGGACACGGCCGCGACTATCAGCGAGGGCttcaccagcagcggcggctcgggaCCCTATGCGAAGCTCCAGCGGCTCGCGTCGAAATGGCACGTCGAGAAGCGAGGCATCGAGCGTgtgccggaggaggagcggaaTGACACCTCGTACCTCAACATTGGCTCCATgtggctcgccgccaacctggTGGTTCCGTCCCTGACCATAGGCGTGCTCGGGACGCCGCTGTTTGGCCTCGGGTTCGTGGACTCGGCCCTagtcatcatcttcttcaaCGGCATAGGCTGTTTGACCGTCTGCCTGTTTTCGACCTTTGGCCCTGCGTTTGGGCTCCGCCAGATGGTGCTCTCTCGGTTCTGGTTTGGGTGGTGGGGAGTTAAGCTGA TCGCACTCTTCAACCTACTCGCGGGCATCGGCTGGTCGGCGGCAAACATCATCGTGGGCGCGCAGCTCATCAATGCCGCCAGCCGCAACACCGtgccgggctgggcggggatcctcatcatcgccttgTGCactctcgtcgtcgtctttttCGGGTACAAGGTCGTCCACCTCTACGAGTACTGGAGCTGGATCCCGACCTTGATCGTCtttctcgtcctcctcggcgtctttGCCCACACGGGTGATTTCAGAAACGTCGCCATGGGGTCTGGAACGGCAGAGATTGGAAAGGTGCTTTCGTACGGCTCTACTGTGTTCGG CTTCGGCACGGGGTATACTTCACTCGCGGCAGACTACACCGTGTATCAGCCGAGTAGCCGGCCCCGTCGCAAGgtcttcttggccacctGGCTGGGCATCTATCCGACTCTTCTGTTCACAGAGCTGCTCGGTgctgccatcgccaccgcAACAACCATCAACGGCGGTGTCAACGCGTATCAGCAGGGCTACAAGGAGTCGGGCGTCGGaggcctcctcgccgcggtTCTGTTCCCTCACGTCGGCCGCTTCGGGCAGTTCTGCCTGGTGATCCTGGCCCTGTCCATCGTGGCGAACAACTGCCCCAACATCTACTCCGTGGCCTTGACCCTCATGGTCATGGGCCGCTGGACCACCAAGGTGCCGAGGTTCATCTGGACCGTCGTCGCGTCAGCCGTCTACGTCGGCATCGCGATCCCCGGGTACACCAACTTCGAGGCGGTGCTGGAGAATTTTATGCACTTCATCGGGTACTGGCTGGCCATCTACGAGGGCGTCTCGCTGACGGACCACTTCGTGTTCAAGAGGGGCTTCTCGGGGTACGACCCGGCGTACTGGGACCAGCGAGACAAGCTGCCGCTGGGCATCAGCGCCCTGGTGGCGTTTCTCCTGGGCATCGCTGGCATGATCATCGGGATGAGCCAGACGTGGTGGGTTGGGCCTGCTGCGAATGCGGCTCATGGCGGTGACTTGGGGTTTGAGCTTGGCTTTGCCTTCTCGGCCCTGTCCTACGCTGTCATGCGGCCTTTTGAGCTCAGGGCATTCGGACGGTGA
- a CDS encoding uncharacterized protein (COG:C~EggNog:ENOG503NX3C), translating to MCHVLFIPGSLSSMNLLRVPSTARLLSTTSAARRMTTMATATTPTKATTQKAVVIQGPGVAKLVTDRPIPRLRDDYILVKTAAVALNPTDWKHIQSRVRRAGPLVGCDYAGVVERVGPKVTKGFRPGDRICGMAHGSNAVEPEDGTFAERIVVKGDTQIEIPRGVSFEEAATLGVGITTVGQGLYQTLGMRLPSDDPPLKEEEEPVPVLIYGGSTATGTLGIQFAKLSGYTVLTTCSPRNAELVKAAGADFVFDYNEADVGRRIREHTNDKLRYAWDTISLPASARICAEALSSAPGGKYASLGAVEFPRDDCSSAFTLAYTALGEAFTFGDIEIPAKPQDYEFAKMFWELARELLTEGKIKAHPRRVRRGLEGVLDGLQELKDNKVSGEKLVYTL from the coding sequence ATGTGTCACGTACTTTTCATCCCTGGGTCGCTCTCTTCAATGAATCTTCTTCGCGTCCCCTCTACCGCCCGTCTGCTATCTACGACGAGCGCGGCCCGACGCATGACCACCAtggcaacagcaacaacaccaacaaaAGCAACAACACAGAAAGCCGTGGTGATCCAGGGGCCTGGGGTGGCCAAGCTAGTCACCGACCGGCCCATCCCGCGCCTCCGCGACGACTACATCCTCGTCaagaccgccgccgtggcgctcaaCCCGACCGACTGGAAGCACATCCAGTCGCGCGTCAGGCGCGCCGGCCCGCTCGTCGGCTGCGACtacgccggcgtcgtcgagcgggTCGGCCCCAAGGTCACCAAGGGGTTCCGGCCCGGCGACCGGATCTGCGGCATGGCCCATGGGTccaacgccgtcgagcccgaggacgGGACCTTTgccgagcgcatcgtcgtcaagggcGACACGCAGATCGAGATCCCGCGCGGCGTGAgcttcgaggaggcggcgacgctcggGGTGGGCATCACGAccgtcggccagggcctgTACCAAACGCTCGGGATGAGGCTGCCAAGCGACGATCCGCCGCtaaaggaggaggaggagcccgtCCCGGTCCTCATCTATGGAGGCAGCACCGCCACCGGCACCCTGGGCATCCAGTTCGCCAAGCTGTCTGGCTACACCGTCCTGACCACCTGCTCCCCCCGcaacgccgagctcgtcaaggcggccggcgcggactTTGTGTTCGACTacaacgaggccgacgtcggtCGGCGCATCAGAGAGCACACAAACGACAAGCTGCGCTACGCCTGGGACACCATCTCCCTCCCCGCGTCGGCCAGGATctgcgccgaggcgctcTCGTCGGCCCCGGGGGGGAAATACGCCTCcctgggcgccgtcgagtTCCCCCGCGATGACTGCTCCAGCGCGTTTACGCTTGCTTACACTGCGCTAGGGGAGGCGTTCACGTTTGGGGACATCGAAATCCCCGCGAAGCCGCAGGACTACGAGTTTGCCAAGATGTTTTGGGAGCTCGCGAGGGAGCTGTTGACGGAGGGCAAGATCAAGGCTCATCCCAGGCGTGTTCGGCGGGGGCTCGAAGGTGTGCTGGATGGGTTGCAGGAATTGAAGGACAACAAGGTcagcggcgagaagctggTGTACACATTGTAG